From one Candidatus Rhodoluna planktonica genomic stretch:
- a CDS encoding DUF262 domain-containing protein, which produces MAKFLWRFIYTLKIGWKKGYEMDGQNKLVAAILNQGSHYIIPSYQRDYQWGEERWQSLVSDILHAVTNEDGDPPHWLGIFLTSQSTNVVHPGFSGQMQYLVIDGQQRLITIAIWVAALVHHSQDKGLPVEFDLKNMAKITVQESDRVYFEAVLNNLWRNTELFDHRGHPILRAYFYFRYLLWHGQTALAEDDPIPLPKIRKPNAEEKFEAQWQVAAESKSGLKVPRGAEANSIELLTSTLFRLSVFSLIHNPATDETQAVIFDTLNGKHQELEPLDHVRNSLFVRINNLEAQDIYKEFWYPAETELRSIALKNMKAGKAFIYDYVISKGEKKHQKNINATRGASHFATMIKGKKDSEIPNFIEHDLVPAMLTWQVVVRAQDQVKINGLAVKFPDEILQLMSNIRDLSQGPANPVVLHYASGFVTGKVTAPTLASILFLLENFLVRQILGGRPMQPLRSRLMDVMGAVGGDYSLERLQEILSKADWVQNRELIEIATTQRIYDKATAKALGAIFRGIERQLSGKGSMNFKIAKGEGNYSIEHIYPRINSKWLGDLETWGCLEEEMDRRRHVIGNLTVVTNSHNSAVGNKSFADKRNYPTVSGNAAPLSLNASWQGHDITSWTPKLIDDRSLLLIQAATNYWKTI; this is translated from the coding sequence ATGGCAAAGTTTCTATGGAGATTCATTTACACGTTGAAGATAGGCTGGAAGAAGGGGTACGAAATGGATGGTCAAAATAAGTTAGTAGCTGCCATTCTGAATCAAGGCAGCCATTACATTATTCCAAGCTATCAACGTGACTATCAGTGGGGAGAAGAGCGTTGGCAGTCCTTAGTCTCAGATATCCTCCATGCTGTTACTAATGAAGATGGTGACCCGCCGCATTGGCTTGGTATCTTCCTGACTAGCCAATCTACGAATGTGGTGCACCCAGGCTTCTCTGGCCAGATGCAATATTTGGTAATTGATGGACAGCAACGTTTGATCACGATCGCAATCTGGGTTGCAGCGCTTGTTCATCACTCTCAAGACAAGGGTCTTCCTGTCGAATTTGATCTAAAGAACATGGCCAAAATAACCGTTCAGGAATCTGACCGAGTTTATTTTGAGGCGGTACTAAATAATCTATGGAGAAATACCGAATTGTTCGACCATAGGGGTCATCCAATATTGCGGGCTTACTTCTATTTCAGATACTTGCTGTGGCATGGCCAAACTGCCCTCGCGGAGGATGATCCAATACCGCTTCCAAAAATCAGGAAACCAAACGCAGAAGAAAAATTCGAGGCTCAGTGGCAAGTAGCGGCAGAAAGTAAAAGCGGGCTTAAGGTTCCACGGGGTGCCGAGGCAAACTCAATAGAGCTGCTCACAAGTACATTATTTCGGCTATCGGTATTTTCACTCATTCACAATCCAGCGACAGATGAAACGCAAGCCGTTATTTTTGACACGCTTAATGGCAAACATCAGGAATTAGAACCACTAGACCACGTCCGTAATAGCCTTTTCGTGCGCATTAATAATCTAGAGGCCCAAGATATCTACAAGGAATTCTGGTATCCAGCTGAGACTGAACTTCGGTCGATCGCCCTAAAGAATATGAAGGCAGGCAAAGCGTTCATTTACGATTACGTCATCAGCAAGGGTGAGAAGAAGCATCAGAAGAATATAAACGCCACTAGGGGCGCATCGCATTTTGCAACAATGATCAAAGGCAAAAAAGACTCTGAGATTCCAAATTTCATCGAGCATGACCTAGTGCCGGCCATGCTTACCTGGCAGGTAGTAGTTCGGGCTCAGGACCAAGTAAAAATTAATGGTCTTGCCGTAAAGTTTCCTGATGAAATTTTGCAGCTCATGAGTAACATCCGTGACTTATCTCAAGGTCCAGCAAACCCCGTAGTCCTTCACTATGCATCAGGCTTTGTTACTGGAAAAGTAACCGCCCCTACGTTAGCCTCAATACTTTTTCTTCTAGAAAACTTTTTGGTTCGCCAAATTCTTGGTGGGCGACCAATGCAACCTTTGCGCTCACGCCTAATGGATGTTATGGGTGCGGTTGGCGGGGATTACTCACTTGAACGACTGCAAGAGATTCTTTCAAAAGCGGACTGGGTGCAAAACCGGGAACTGATTGAGATTGCAACCACACAACGAATTTATGACAAGGCTACAGCCAAAGCTCTTGGCGCGATATTTAGGGGTATTGAGCGCCAGCTTAGCGGCAAGGGATCTATGAATTTCAAGATAGCCAAGGGAGAAGGGAACTATTCAATTGAGCACATATATCCACGCATAAACTCCAAATGGCTTGGTGATTTAGAAACCTGGGGGTGTCTAGAAGAGGAAATGGACCGCCGCAGACATGTGATTGGAAACCTAACGGTCGTTACAAATTCACACAACTCTGCCGTTGGTAATAAGTCATTTGCCGATAAGCGAAATTACCCGACTGTATCGGGAAACGCAGCCCCACTTTCACTCAACGCGAGTTGGCAAGGACATGACATTACAAGTTGGACCCCAAAGTTAATCGACGATAGGTCACTGCTTCTTATTCAGGCCGCAACGAATTACTGGAAAACCATCTAA
- the purL gene encoding phosphoribosylformylglycinamidine synthase subunit PurL yields MALFGKKKVVETNTDTTAKAAASPDKAQPWKELGLKEDEFERIRGILGRRPTSSELAMYSVMWSEHCSYKSSKIYLRQFGEKVTDEMKKHLMVGMGENAGVVDIGEGWAVTFKVESHNHPSYIEPFQGAATGVGGIVRDILTMGARPIAVMDQLRFGAPENRDTARVVHGVVSGISFYGNCLGLPNIGGETVFDKVYQGNPLVNALSVGALRHEDLKLAKASNPGDLVILFGARTGADGIGGVSVLASETFDSTGPTKRPAVQVGDPFAEKVLIECCLELYAAGVVAGIQDLGGAGISCATSELASNGGAGMRVELDKVLKRDENLTPEEILMSESQERMMGIVPKKSFKAFAKIVDKWEVEYSVLGEVIAEDRLYITWHGEEIVNVPPRTVAHDGPVYERPVAYPVYQDALNANTVHVAAGNGNGLHRHNQNGSELAEQFVRIISSPNQADKSWVTDQYDHYVGGNTALAMPDDSGMVRVSEESGLGISIATDANGRYCYLDPYEGAKLALAEAYRNVAAGGAVPTAVTNCLNFGSPENPEVMWQFKQATAGLADGCLELGIPVTGGNVSFYNQTGDVAIHPTPVVGVLGVIDDVARRIPSGWQDEGNNIYLLGTTADELDGSVWSEVIHGHLGGRPPKVDLAFERQLADLMHGASLQGLIASAHDLSEGGLAQAVAESCFRFGMGARLWLGEIMERDNIDRTAALFSESTGRILVSVGREDDVKFVGLCEARGIPVLRIGVTDNSGQLEIQDLATWQLSDLRGAWSATLAELF; encoded by the coding sequence ATGGCCCTTTTTGGCAAAAAGAAGGTTGTTGAAACCAACACCGACACCACTGCTAAAGCAGCAGCCAGCCCAGACAAGGCACAGCCTTGGAAAGAGCTGGGTCTGAAAGAAGACGAATTCGAGCGCATTCGTGGCATTTTGGGTCGCCGGCCAACGTCATCCGAGCTGGCGATGTATTCGGTGATGTGGTCTGAGCACTGCAGCTATAAATCGTCGAAGATTTACCTTCGTCAGTTTGGTGAAAAAGTCACCGACGAGATGAAAAAACACCTGATGGTGGGCATGGGCGAAAACGCCGGTGTGGTTGACATCGGTGAAGGCTGGGCGGTTACTTTCAAAGTTGAATCGCACAACCACCCCTCATACATTGAGCCTTTCCAGGGTGCGGCAACCGGTGTAGGCGGCATTGTTCGCGACATTTTGACCATGGGTGCTCGCCCAATTGCCGTGATGGATCAGTTGCGTTTTGGCGCCCCAGAAAACCGAGACACCGCTCGAGTGGTGCACGGTGTGGTTAGCGGCATCAGCTTCTATGGCAACTGCCTGGGTTTGCCAAACATCGGTGGCGAAACTGTTTTTGACAAGGTTTATCAGGGCAACCCGCTGGTCAACGCACTAAGCGTTGGTGCTCTGCGTCACGAAGATCTAAAGCTGGCTAAGGCTTCAAACCCTGGCGATCTAGTGATTTTGTTTGGTGCCCGCACCGGCGCCGACGGCATCGGTGGCGTTTCGGTTTTGGCTTCAGAAACCTTTGACTCAACCGGCCCAACCAAGCGCCCAGCGGTGCAGGTTGGCGACCCATTTGCCGAGAAGGTGCTTATCGAATGCTGCCTCGAGCTTTATGCCGCCGGAGTGGTTGCCGGTATTCAAGACTTGGGTGGTGCCGGCATCAGCTGTGCCACCAGCGAGTTGGCTTCAAACGGTGGCGCGGGTATGCGCGTTGAACTCGACAAGGTGCTAAAGCGCGACGAGAACCTAACCCCCGAAGAAATTCTGATGTCAGAGTCGCAAGAGCGCATGATGGGCATCGTGCCGAAAAAGTCGTTCAAAGCTTTCGCCAAGATCGTCGACAAGTGGGAAGTTGAGTATTCGGTGCTCGGTGAGGTTATCGCCGAAGATCGTCTTTACATCACCTGGCACGGCGAAGAAATTGTGAACGTACCACCACGCACCGTCGCCCACGATGGCCCTGTTTACGAGCGTCCGGTGGCTTATCCGGTTTATCAAGATGCGCTAAATGCCAACACCGTTCACGTCGCTGCAGGCAACGGCAACGGTTTGCACCGTCACAACCAAAACGGCAGCGAATTGGCCGAGCAGTTTGTGCGCATTATTTCGTCGCCAAACCAGGCAGACAAGAGCTGGGTTACCGACCAGTATGACCACTATGTTGGTGGCAACACCGCGCTGGCTATGCCAGACGATTCGGGCATGGTGCGCGTTAGCGAAGAAAGCGGATTAGGCATTTCGATTGCCACCGACGCCAATGGTCGCTACTGCTATCTAGACCCATATGAGGGTGCCAAGTTGGCTTTGGCTGAGGCTTACCGCAACGTTGCTGCCGGCGGTGCCGTGCCAACCGCAGTTACCAACTGCCTAAACTTTGGTAGCCCAGAAAACCCAGAAGTAATGTGGCAGTTTAAGCAGGCCACTGCAGGTTTGGCCGATGGCTGTCTTGAATTGGGTATTCCGGTTACCGGTGGAAACGTAAGTTTCTACAACCAAACCGGCGATGTGGCAATTCACCCAACCCCGGTGGTTGGTGTGCTTGGCGTGATCGACGATGTGGCTCGCCGAATTCCTTCAGGTTGGCAAGACGAGGGCAACAACATTTACCTGTTGGGCACCACCGCCGATGAACTGGATGGTTCGGTTTGGTCAGAGGTTATCCACGGTCACCTTGGCGGCCGCCCACCAAAAGTTGATTTGGCTTTCGAGCGCCAACTAGCCGACCTGATGCACGGGGCCAGTCTGCAGGGTTTGATTGCTTCGGCTCACGACCTTAGCGAAGGCGGTTTGGCTCAGGCTGTTGCCGAAAGCTGTTTCAGATTTGGCATGGGTGCGCGTTTGTGGCTTGGCGAAATTATGGAACGCGACAACATTGACCGCACCGCGGCTCTGTTTAGTGAATCAACCGGACGCATTCTGGTTTCGGTTGGTCGCGAAGATGATGTGAAGTTTGTTGGTTTGTGTGAGGCTCGCGGAATCCCAGTTCTGCGAATCGGCGTCACCGACAACAGCGGCCAGCTAGAAATTCAAGACCTAGCCACCTGGCAACTAAGCGATCTGCGTGGTGCCTGGAGTGCGACCTTGGCGGAGTTGTTTTAG
- the purQ gene encoding phosphoribosylformylglycinamidine synthase subunit PurQ has product MKIGVVTFPGTLDDRDAQRAVRLAGGTPVPLWHADSDLKKVDAVVLPGGFSYGDYLRCGAIAAQAPITQEIIKQANQGLPVLGICNGFQVLVESHLLPGGLIRNEHQHFICRDQKLRVENIDTPWTNEFELGQEITIPLKNGEGGYIATDETLKRLEGEGLVAFRYLDLNPNGSMNDIAGLRNERGNVVGLMPHPEHAVEPGFGPDISAAMRSGVDGLKFFTSVMKALVNA; this is encoded by the coding sequence ATGAAAATCGGTGTAGTAACTTTTCCTGGAACCCTAGACGACCGCGATGCTCAGCGCGCAGTGCGCTTGGCCGGCGGTACTCCGGTGCCGCTTTGGCACGCAGACAGCGACCTTAAAAAAGTTGACGCTGTGGTTTTGCCCGGCGGCTTTTCATACGGCGACTATCTGCGCTGCGGTGCTATCGCAGCCCAGGCGCCGATCACCCAAGAAATCATCAAGCAGGCCAATCAGGGTTTGCCGGTCTTGGGCATTTGCAACGGTTTTCAGGTTTTAGTTGAATCACACCTTTTGCCTGGTGGCCTAATTCGCAACGAGCACCAGCACTTCATTTGCCGTGATCAAAAACTGCGCGTTGAAAACATCGACACCCCGTGGACTAACGAGTTTGAACTTGGCCAAGAGATCACCATCCCGTTGAAAAATGGCGAGGGTGGTTACATCGCAACCGACGAAACCCTAAAGCGCCTCGAAGGCGAAGGGTTGGTGGCTTTTAGATACCTCGACCTCAACCCAAACGGCTCGATGAACGACATCGCCGGTTTGCGAAACGAGCGCGGCAATGTGGTTGGTCTAATGCCGCACCCAGAGCACGCGGTTGAACCAGGATTTGGCCCCGACATCAGCGCCGCAATGCGCAGCGGTGTTGACGGCTTGAAATTCTTTACCTCTGTAATGAAAGCTTTGGTGAACGCATAA
- the purS gene encoding phosphoribosylformylglycinamidine synthase subunit PurS: protein MPKIIVEVMPKVDLLDPAGKSVNNALHRTGHKDITGVRIGKRIELHFERTITDADIAEAHKIAENFLSNQVIEDVVAVTVEN, encoded by the coding sequence GTGCCAAAAATTATCGTCGAAGTTATGCCGAAGGTAGACCTTCTTGACCCAGCCGGAAAATCGGTGAACAACGCCCTACACCGCACCGGGCACAAAGACATCACCGGCGTTCGAATCGGCAAGCGAATTGAGTTGCACTTCGAGCGCACCATCACCGACGCCGACATCGCCGAGGCACACAAGATCGCCGAAAACTTTTTGAGCAACCAGGTCATCGAAGACGTCGTTGCCGTAACCGTCGAAAACTAA
- a CDS encoding TetR/AcrR family transcriptional regulator produces the protein MTPASIRDERQDLILAAAQQIIAEKGVDAVSMAELAAATGLSRPAIYQYFASKDHVLAELVINEMADLSNAIDEHIARFDDAMERIRVWIHYTLAHLASAEHRVIREISIASLPEDSRGMINAMHGHFMMALLSPVKELGVKDVTATCHLIYASVAAAAQRIDSGSEYVREAAALEQFTIAGIAGALQPQ, from the coding sequence GTGACCCCAGCATCGATTCGTGACGAACGCCAAGACCTAATCTTGGCGGCGGCTCAGCAAATAATCGCTGAAAAAGGCGTGGATGCCGTTTCGATGGCCGAACTGGCAGCTGCTACCGGTCTAAGTCGGCCAGCAATTTATCAATACTTTGCCTCGAAAGATCATGTTCTGGCCGAGCTCGTTATTAACGAGATGGCCGATTTGAGCAACGCCATCGACGAACACATCGCCAGATTTGATGACGCCATGGAGCGCATCCGGGTTTGGATTCACTACACCCTGGCACATCTTGCCAGTGCCGAGCACCGAGTCATCCGCGAAATTTCGATTGCCAGTTTGCCCGAAGATTCGCGCGGCATGATCAACGCGATGCACGGACACTTCATGATGGCGCTGCTTAGCCCGGTGAAAGAACTTGGCGTAAAAGATGTGACAGCCACCTGCCACCTGATCTATGCAAGTGTTGCGGCGGCGGCCCAGCGAATTGATTCGGGCAGCGAATATGTGCGAGAGGCCGCAGCACTTGAGCAATTCACCATCGCCGGAATTGCCGGAGCACTGCAGCCTCAATAG
- a CDS encoding phosphoribosylaminoimidazolesuccinocarboxamide synthase translates to MAGWKHVYSGKVRDLYESEDPALNHLILVVASDRVSAFDHVLKPTIPGKGANLTRLTNWWFERLAVPNHLSHEVEIPAEVRNRATIAKKLEMFPIECVVRGYISGSGWKEYQATGEICGVKLPEGLTFGGKLPEPIFTPAYKAPMGEHDENISFNQVVQIIGAENAAALRDLSLQVFKAASALAEKAGLILADTKFEFGVDETGTIILGDEVLTPDSSRYWSKAAWDRGERKESFDKQIVRNWLADNWNQVGEPPVLPAEIVAQTADKYAELAERLTQEIA, encoded by the coding sequence ATTGCCGGCTGGAAGCACGTTTACAGCGGAAAGGTGCGCGACCTTTACGAAAGTGAAGACCCGGCACTGAACCACCTGATTTTGGTGGTTGCTTCAGATCGGGTGAGTGCTTTCGACCACGTGCTGAAGCCAACCATTCCAGGTAAGGGCGCCAACCTAACTCGCTTAACCAATTGGTGGTTTGAGCGATTAGCGGTTCCAAATCACCTAAGCCACGAAGTTGAAATTCCGGCAGAAGTTCGCAATCGCGCAACCATCGCCAAAAAACTTGAGATGTTTCCAATTGAGTGTGTGGTGCGCGGCTACATCTCAGGGTCGGGCTGGAAAGAGTATCAAGCCACCGGTGAGATTTGCGGCGTGAAGTTACCTGAAGGTTTGACCTTCGGCGGCAAATTGCCTGAGCCAATTTTTACCCCGGCCTATAAAGCGCCGATGGGTGAGCACGATGAAAACATCAGCTTCAATCAGGTGGTTCAAATTATCGGTGCCGAAAATGCAGCCGCACTTCGCGATTTGAGCTTGCAAGTTTTCAAAGCAGCAAGCGCCCTGGCCGAAAAAGCTGGGCTGATTTTGGCTGACACCAAGTTTGAATTTGGTGTTGATGAAACCGGCACCATCATCCTGGGAGATGAGGTGCTCACCCCCGACTCTTCGCGCTACTGGTCGAAGGCCGCCTGGGATCGCGGCGAGCGCAAAGAAAGTTTTGACAAGCAAATTGTGCGCAACTGGTTGGCCGACAACTGGAACCAGGTTGGCGAACCACCGGTTTTGCCAGCGGAGATTGTTGCTCAAACGGCCGATAAATATGCCGAACTTGCGGAACGTTTAACCCAGGAAATCGCTTAA
- the purD gene encoding phosphoribosylamine--glycine ligase, whose product MKILVLGQGAREHAIIKALIRTGTPAQDIIAAPGNAGISFDVRCETELKPNDPLEVAKFALQHEIDLAIIGPEAPLVAGVSDALREQGVAVFGPSKQAAQLEGSKSFAKEVMAAAGVPTGMARECETLQEVEDAMDDFGAPYVIKADGLAAGKGVIVTSDRAAALEHAAKFIDMGILVEEFLDGQEVSLFFLSDGKNVMPLTPAQDFKRAFDGDAGPNTGGMGAYSPLPWLPDNFVEEVERTVAIPTVQELDRLGAPFIGLLYCGLIVTERGIRVIEFNARFGDPETQVVLRRLISSLSTLLYKAATGHLETTAQPEFSKDAAITVVLASEGYPETSAPNRPIYGLTEAEQVEGVEICHAATKFEESRGGDEVLLATGGRVLSVVANGADFAEARKAAYAAIEKIQLQGSHYRSDIALKVVN is encoded by the coding sequence GTGAAAATTTTGGTTTTGGGTCAAGGCGCCCGCGAGCACGCAATTATCAAAGCTCTGATTCGCACGGGCACCCCAGCTCAAGACATTATTGCTGCCCCGGGCAATGCCGGCATCAGTTTTGATGTGCGCTGCGAAACCGAACTGAAGCCAAACGATCCGCTCGAGGTTGCCAAGTTTGCCCTACAGCACGAAATCGATTTGGCAATCATCGGCCCCGAAGCACCGCTGGTTGCCGGTGTCTCTGACGCACTGCGTGAGCAGGGCGTTGCCGTTTTTGGTCCGAGCAAACAGGCGGCGCAACTTGAGGGATCGAAGTCTTTCGCCAAAGAGGTTATGGCTGCGGCTGGTGTGCCAACGGGCATGGCTCGCGAGTGCGAAACTTTGCAAGAAGTTGAAGATGCCATGGATGATTTTGGCGCCCCGTACGTTATCAAAGCCGATGGCCTAGCCGCCGGTAAAGGTGTGATTGTCACCAGCGACCGGGCAGCTGCTCTTGAGCACGCAGCCAAATTTATCGACATGGGAATTTTGGTCGAGGAATTTTTAGACGGCCAAGAAGTAAGCCTCTTCTTCTTATCGGATGGCAAAAATGTGATGCCGCTAACTCCGGCTCAAGATTTCAAGCGCGCCTTCGATGGCGATGCGGGGCCAAACACCGGTGGCATGGGGGCATACTCGCCGCTGCCTTGGCTGCCTGACAACTTTGTTGAAGAGGTTGAGCGAACGGTTGCAATTCCAACCGTTCAAGAACTTGATCGCTTGGGCGCGCCATTTATTGGCTTGCTTTACTGCGGCCTGATTGTTACCGAGCGGGGTATCCGCGTGATTGAATTCAACGCTCGCTTTGGCGACCCAGAAACTCAGGTTGTACTGCGTCGATTGATTAGCTCGTTGAGCACACTGCTTTACAAGGCGGCAACCGGTCACCTTGAAACCACCGCCCAGCCAGAATTTAGCAAGGATGCCGCCATCACGGTGGTGCTTGCCAGTGAGGGCTACCCAGAGACTTCGGCGCCGAATCGACCAATTTATGGTTTGACCGAAGCCGAGCAAGTTGAAGGTGTCGAAATTTGTCACGCGGCCACAAAATTTGAAGAGTCTCGCGGCGGCGACGAAGTGTTGCTAGCAACCGGAGGTCGTGTGCTTTCGGTGGTTGCCAACGGAGCTGATTTTGCCGAAGCTCGAAAAGCTGCCTATGCGGCGATTGAGAAGATTCAGTTGCAGGGTAGCCACTATCGCAGCGACATCGCGCTGAAGGTTGTCAACTAG
- a CDS encoding sterol carrier family protein: MARRRIKPADGQAAIASVLAVGEQPQLATAVRYLLEELAERAPGNSVEVRVPPFGATQCIEGPRHTRGTPPNTIELSPEIWFGLATGQITWNQALAEGKIHASGVRADISDYLPLI; encoded by the coding sequence ATGGCTAGACGCAGAATCAAACCGGCCGATGGGCAAGCAGCCATTGCGTCGGTGCTGGCCGTTGGCGAACAACCGCAGTTAGCGACCGCCGTCAGATACCTTCTCGAAGAGTTGGCCGAGCGTGCACCGGGTAATTCGGTCGAGGTGCGGGTGCCACCATTTGGTGCAACCCAGTGCATCGAAGGGCCAAGACACACTCGTGGCACCCCACCAAACACAATCGAGTTGTCACCAGAAATTTGGTTCGGTCTCGCAACTGGGCAAATTACTTGGAATCAGGCGCTCGCCGAAGGCAAAATTCATGCCTCTGGTGTCCGCGCCGATATCTCGGATTACTTACCGTTGATTTGA